From Ignisphaera aggregans DSM 17230, the proteins below share one genomic window:
- a CDS encoding putative RNA methylase (COGs: COG0116 N6-adenine-specific DNA methylase~InterProIPR002296:IPR004114:IPR000241:IPR002052:IPR 000568~KEGG: kcr:Kcr_0662 putative RNA methylase~PFAM: putative RNA methylase; THUMP domain protein~SPTR: B1L4N5 Putative RNA methylase~PFAM: Putative RNA methylase family UPF0020; THUMP domain), with translation MDDVNPDRSRVMRWRWLSDKVTLLLTCDTGLETLLLDEISSLVDIDNYYMFPGRVFITISNDRIANVFRSRIVNNIYLLLFISNNIDSLDKIYNVIRSIDFSHTIYPHESFAIRSERIGQHTFTSIDIARVAGQAVIDSYMASRGVRLKVNLDNPDIEIYTELNNDRLLVGLALTRRSLHIRNRLFYHPASLKSSIAAAMLRYAEWRPEIGIVDPMCGSGTIPIEAALIAKGVEVPCININAINIKVLERIHAEVVEHIKRLCRDRPNIDVDRRYIGIDINPKFVEGAIINAKNMGVDDITLFISRNALEVIPIIKSIEHEFGVQIDLAIFNPPYGHRMKPGKLFDLYLKLLQILKDSNFRRAVFITSAIRVTQRVIDSISDIVVNKIKIIHGTLPSYIYRIDFIN, from the coding sequence GTGGATGATGTTAATCCCGACCGCTCCCGAGTGATGAGGTGGCGGTGGCTGTCTGACAAAGTAACATTGCTATTAACATGTGATACAGGTTTAGAGACGTTGCTTCTTGATGAAATATCTAGTCTTGTAGATATTGATAATTACTATATGTTTCCTGGTAGAGTCTTTATAACAATTTCTAATGATAGAATTGCAAATGTATTTAGATCTAGGATAGTTAATAATATATATCTTCTTCTATTCATCTCCAACAATATTGATTCTCTTGACAAGATCTATAATGTTATTAGATCTATAGACTTTTCACATACTATATATCCTCATGAAAGTTTTGCTATTAGATCAGAAAGGATAGGGCAACACACATTTACAAGTATAGATATTGCTAGAGTTGCTGGTCAAGCTGTTATAGATAGCTATATGGCTTCTAGAGGAGTTAGGCTAAAGGTGAATCTAGATAATCCAGATATCGAGATATATACTGAGTTAAACAATGATAGACTCTTAGTGGGTTTAGCACTTACTAGAAGATCTCTACATATAAGAAATAGATTGTTTTATCATCCAGCTTCTCTCAAATCATCTATAGCAGCGGCTATGCTTAGATATGCAGAATGGCGACCTGAAATTGGTATTGTTGATCCTATGTGTGGCAGTGGAACTATACCAATAGAGGCAGCGTTAATTGCTAAAGGGGTAGAGGTTCCTTGTATCAATATTAATGCTATAAATATAAAGGTTCTTGAAAGAATACATGCTGAAGTAGTGGAACATATTAAGAGATTATGTAGAGATAGACCTAATATTGATGTTGATAGAAGGTATATAGGGATAGACATCAATCCTAAGTTTGTAGAGGGAGCTATTATAAATGCTAAGAATATGGGAGTAGACGATATAACACTATTTATCTCTAGGAATGCATTAGAAGTAATACCGATAATAAAATCAATTGAACATGAATTTGGTGTACAGATAGATTTAGCTATATTTAATCCTCCATATGGACATAGAATGAAGCCTGGTAAGCTTTTTGATCTATATCTAAAACTATTACAGATACTCAAGGATAGTAACTTTAGAAGAGCTGTATTTATAACATCAGCTATAAGAGTAACACAAAGAGTTATTGATAGCATATCAGATATAGTCGTAAACAAGATAAAGATTATTCACGGTACATTACCATCCTATATCTATAGAATAGATTTTATAAACTAG